TTTTGCCCAACTATATTACTATTGCAGGAACCCTACTCAAAAGTTGGGCATGATGGGTTTGACAATGCCCAACCTTTATTGGAAGAAATATCCCACTCAAACATTGGGTATTACGCATATTACAATAACCCAACTAATGAAAGAAACTAGGACTTTTGCCTAAAAGTTGAACGTTAGTAGCTCTAACATTGCTCAAAAGTTGGACAGCAAGGCTTAACTTACATGACATGAGTTATGGCAAGTTGTCTGctggaaattgtaaaaaaaaaattaaaagcaaaaaagcaaaacacaaaGGATGAAACCGACAAAAAATGTATGCGTTTGTTAAAAATATGGTATGGCgtttttttgcttgtttgtttggtagatatttGGTTCagttgtatgtgtgtgtgtggttttttgTCGGTTTTCatccttttgtttttgcttttttgcttttaatttttttttttacaatttccagCAGACAACTTGCCATAACTCATGTCATGTAAGTTAAGCCTTGCTGTCCAACTTTTGAGCAATGTTAGAGCTACTAACGTTCAACTTTTAGGCAAAAGTCCTAGTTTCTTTCATTAGTTGGGTTATTGTAATATGCGTAATACCCAATGTTTGAGTGGGATATTTCTTCCAATAAAGGTTGGGCATTGTCAACACCCATCATGCCCAACTTTTGAGTAGGGTTCCTGCAATAGTAATACTAGTTGGGCAAAAAACATTGCATGACATGtcatttatgcaaatttaagttgaattttattttaaacatgccAAATTTAGTCATGCCCAACTTTTGAGTAGGGTTCCTGCAAAAGTATTACTGGTTGGGCAAAAAACATTGCATGGCATCTATTTTATGCAACTTtaagttaaactttttaaagaactgtccatgtttttacattttctaaTGTGTAGTGTCTATTTTTACTTAGCAGTAGATGTGTTGGCACTGGTATAATATATTGGCACTGGTATTCTTGtagtttttgtacatgtacttgcagttttgcactgtacatgtagcatataTTTTACGTTATTTTTACTGGGGCTTTCTGAACATGGGCAGTGACTGTCTTTTGGGACTTAAAAATTGTAGCACCTACCTAGAAAAATGTTAGTCTGGTGCCGCGTCAACATAGTCGTTGAGactttgtgtttttgagatagaatTTTTACCATTTTACAATTTAGGACTTACTAGGCCTTAGGCCTATTGACTGCACTGTTTTATTATAGTTACTAACACTGTATAGCAGTTGTGTGTCATGATCATTTTGCTCAATTTTAAGTTTAAGTGCCTCatactaaattaaaacaattaaattaaatcactAGGACATGTTATAGTACACAAAAACATTCAGCTGTTTTCATAACCCCAGCACTTGAGAAAACTCTTCTTAatgtatttacatttttgtaactaGTAAAACATTCTGAGTAGAAAATTTAGTATCAgttatgttttattcatttttcacACAGATAATGCAATAGATATAGAAGCCTTGGAGCTGTTAAGAGAAGAGGACATTACACCGCTAATTCCAAAAGTTGGGTTGCGAGTTAAGTTCTTGGCAAAGTGGAAAAAGCAAGTGAGTTGTTTGCCTTTTTAGTATTGTAAGAAGAAACTATGTTGTGCTACAAGTGCTTATCTGAAGTCCATGGGGGaattaagggtcttttcaaTCACCTAAAATACATCCATAGTTTACATTCTGGTGCATCAACATTTGTCATATGTAGACAAGATGGCTGTTTGGCATCATTTTCTCATTTATCGTCATATCGACGTCATATCTTGGCAAAGCATGCAGACATGCAAGAACATACCCAAGGTGAAGAATCAGAAAATGAGCATGGCGCTGGTGGATATGAAGGAATGGACGTgcaagataatgaaagtttgGATGAAGATCGACAAACATGCAAAGATACCCTTGCTGAAGcagtttcttattttgtagCGAACATGAAAGCAACTGCTATACCATATTCCAATGTGCAACAGATCATATATGAAGTTGAAGGGCTGGTGGAGATCATTGCTAATCATCTACAGCATAAGCTTTCCTCTATTGTGGAAGAGGTTCAAACACAGTTCAAGGAGGCAAATCTCTCAAAAtttgaaacagtttttcaaGAATGTGaggttgtaaaaaaaacctttgaaggCCTTCGATCACAGTACCAACAGGACAAATACTTCAAAGATAAGGGATATTTCATCAGCCCAGAGGAAAGGGTGCTGGGTCAGTCATTCACATCACAGAGTGATACCTCAACTGGAGGAGTAAAACAGAAAGTAAAAAATGACAGCTTCCAATATGTTCCCATGAAGAAAACACTCAGGAAACATCTGGAGCAGCCAGGAGTGATGGCTGCAATTCTTCATCAACAACCCTGTGAGGATGGCTTGTTGTTACAGTCCTATCGCGATGGAAGTTACTTTAAGGGTAAATTTTCTGCAAGTGCCGATGTTGTCATCCCTATTCTATTGTATTGTGATGATTATGAAACAGGGAACCCCCTCGGTtctaaaaaaggaataaataaacTCACTGGCTTTTATATTAGTCTGCTTTGTCTGCCTGCTCAGTTCCAGGCTTCTCTTAGTAACATTTTATTGGCAGCGTGTGCAAAAAGATCTGAAGTTGCCAAATATGGCATTGACAGCATACTATCAGTGATTGTGAAAGACCTGAATGATATCGAAAGACAGGGAATAGAAGTTTCTTGTCAATCCTATTCAGGCTTGGTAAGACCAGTTGTTTTTCAGGTGATAGGTGACAACTTAGGGCTTCATGAAACACTCGGTTTTGTAGGTAGCTTCAGTGCTAACTATCCTTGTCGGTTTTGCAAGGCACCAAAGGAGATCACTAAAAAGCAACTTGTAGAAGATGTGTCACTTTTAAGAGACAAAAACAGCTTTGAAGCGGACCTTGTGTTGGACAATGTCTCAAAGACAGGGATCAAACGGTCTTCTGAACTGAATAAGTTGACTGGCTTCCATGTCACCGACAATCATGTAACTGATGTAATGCATGACTTACTTGAGGGTATTTTCCCACTTGAAATAAAACTTACTCTTGGTGAGCTCATTGATGAAGGATGTTTTACTCTTGAAGAAGTAAACAATCGCATTTCTTCATTTGGCTATGGGTTTGcggataaaaaaagtaaaccaagTATAATTCAGGATTCAGCACTCAGGAATCCATCAGGTTCAAGTGGTCAGAAGGCTGCACAGACAAGAATCTTAGCTTTGTATCTTCCCTTGATCATTGGTGACTTGGTAGATGAGGAATCTGATGTGTGGGAGATGTTCCTGTTGCTGCTTGACATATATAAAATCGTAGTAGCTCCACGCATTAGCCATGCAGGCGTATACATTTTGAAAGCTTTGATTGCAGACCATCATCGGCTCTTTCTGAGCCTCTTTCAAGACCGTCACCTTATCCCGAAACAGCATTTTTTAATCCACTACCCTCGGGTAATACAACTTCTTGGACCTCTGGAACAGTACTCAAGTATGCGCAAAGAGGGCAAGCACAAACCTTTTAAAAGGTGGGCTAGAGCTTGTAACAATTACAAGAATGTTGCAAAGACAGTCAGTATCAGGCATCAGCAGCAACAAAGCTATACTTTCTTACTGAGGAAGCCATTGAACAGTGAATTAGAAGTAAGGGATCAGATTTCTGTTCTGGTTTCTTCTCTGGATGAAGTGAATGTGTGTTCCTTCCTTGGGTGTGGAAAAGATGCTCAAGTCATTTTGTCAGGAAGTGTTTCCATTCAGACATACACATACAAACCAAACTGCATGATTCTGGTTGACTGGACTGCCAAAGAGCCACAATTCTCACAAGTAAAGCATCATAATAGTTGAGAGCAGTATCTACTTTGTCCTACGGTCATGGCATACCAAGTATTACAACAGGCATAGACACTCTTATGCTGTGGAAGAGTCTGAAAGTGTTTTCATCAAACAGCCCAAAGAACTTCTCGTGTGCAGACCATTCCATGCAACTAAGTGCAGTGGTAAGGACGACTCTTCGTGGTACATCATAACACCATTCAACCTTGTATGATGATACTGTACTGGTATGTTTAATACAGAaccattattattactttttttcctcACTAGGAAACATAAAACAGACTACTGTAAGAAGCATGGTTATTCTTTGCTTTTCTATGCTTTTCTTTGAGACAATTCCAATTTCATCTGGCAGAAGGAGTAGTGGTAATTTAGTAAGTAATCATATATTTAATCTAGcccctttttgtattttgttgtacagTTTGGACCTCGGGTAACAGCAATACCAATTCAGCTACCAAGGGATATGCTTGACTTTGGACCGGAAACGGCTTCTTTTGATTGTCAGTCAATGCTGAGTTCCAGTTCGGACTTCAGTGAAGTTGCACCTGTGTTAGGCACACCAGTAACAGGGGATGTTTCCAGTGCAGCCTCTTTGTCAGACTCGGACAGTTGGGCTTCTTTTCCATTGTCACAGATGTCACCCCCACCCATGAAAAGACAGAAGAGACTTTTGTTTGTAAGTAAGacgtttgtttttaaacttaattATCTTTAATTTTTATGCAGATAGAGCTTCTGTTTTTTCATTGTGTGTAGCTCAATGGttgtttgctgattttgtttttaatagttttaCAGCAGCTTTGCTAAAAGATGATTGAGCTTCATGAAGTCGCACAAGAAAAGTGAAGACAAGAAAGGGTTCCCAATTATTGAATAATCACCCTACATCTATGCCGTTGTGTTGGAATTATAAGTATACCAATGGTAGACTTGAACATtgatatttgcatattttgtgtaTCCCTTCCTTACCCATAATGTATAAAGAGACATATTACCATCTTTACCACACACAGTTTCCTTAGGACAATGCACAACTTGTATGGGTAAACCCCCCGACATTCTCAGTTTTAAAAAGGTGACCGAATTCCATTGGGAAAACAATAGGGGCCTTGGGAAAGGGacaattttgaaatgatatgTATGAAAGCAATTAAGATAAATTTGAAGGACTCCTCACCTTTTTCAGTGTGTACAACGGTTTACCTTGCATACCAATCTGTAAAAGACTATAGCAATTATATCCAATCTTCATATATATCACTGTTCAACAGGATACCAAGAAGATTCTTAGTGAATCTCCAGAAGGAAAGAGTGTCACTCGGAGCATCGAGCAATCTGGATTCTTGACGAAAAAAGTCAGGCATCAACTAGTCAGGATATTAGTGAGCTACTTGATTTCCCATCATGGAAAAAAGTAAGTACATGTCTATAAGGCCATTCGAATATAAAGTTGGATTTTGTTAATGACAACATGGATATGGGAACCTTCACACCAATTTTGTGAAAAAGAGAAACATGTTCAAATGACAAGAATGATGTTCATGATTGATACGTGCtccaaaaaggttttaaaataaaaagaaaagaatataaatttatttgaaaagttaCAGTGTCATTTGAAAAGTGTTAGATTTACGTAACCAAGAATGACAGAATGGCCTGGAAAGGGatgacagaaataacaaaataaagttttcaaatgCTGCTTAATCAAAATTCTCAACCCAGAGTGTTTTTGGGGCagtcaaaacttaaaaactaatgaggtttaaaagaaattacatgTTCATGACAGTAAAATAAGTCTTGCATGAGCAAGGCCAGCCAATAAGTCATAAACATGCTTGTTCCTGTTTGTTGAAATGTGCTTGCTGAAATTGTTGTTAATTCATATACCTTCTACAAATTGATGACAAAATGTTTGTCCTTACTATACAATTCCTGAAAACACAGACCAAAATATATGGCAGTGTACTAAGTACTTCATTTTGTTGGTACTATTCCGTTAAATCCTCTCCCATGTCACACTTTATGCTCATTATTATAGAAATGGCTGTGTTTTAAGCAAGTATTTTCTTTGATGTTACAGCCCTGGTGCATTTGAAAAGAGTGCTCTGGCTGAGAGTGTGATTGCTGCATTCCCAAGCCTGAAAGACCCTCAAGGAATCACAGGATATGTAAGTATTAATGTTTGCCTTATTGAAGGGCAACCCATCCGAATCAGAGAGGCTTGTACAATTGAATGGCCCTAGTCATCACCACGACTATTAAAGCTTTTATCTGAAGATTGGAAATAGTATGCACACTTGGTTCACTtagcttatgaatattcatatattctacattaaatttcaataattattaaaattttgtGTACATACTTTCATCTTGGAAGGTTATGAGACAATCAACTCCATATGAAGTATGGCAAATTGTGACTGTCCACCACAAATGGGCTTTAAAGTaggtataataatattgaggtATGTCCAACAATAGAAAACACAAGATTTAGTCACAAGCGGTGACGTTTTATTTTCTGTCCACCAAgcaacacaaacacacaatgtacaattttaaaacttattttcagGAGTCTTAACTTGCCAAATAATCTAAAACCCAACTTTTTAGCCCATTcctggtggatggtcacaattGTCAGTGCATGTGAAAAACAATTAGACCTGTCTGTGTAATTTACATAtgctttgtcattgttttactaaagGAAGCCTTTTACACTAAAGGATCCAAAGGATGCCCTGCAGGTGGTTATCTTGAAGAACACTTGCGTTATGTGaggaaaaatatgataagaaAGGAGGAAGTTGGAGAGCATCAAGGAAGGAAGGAGGAAGTTGGAAAGCATCAAGGTAATTGAcctattaccccccccccccaaaaaaaaaacaaaaaacaaaaaaacccatcgacgacaacaacaaaaactcaaaaactaatataaaaaaatataacaaaataacaaaatccccAATGccccataaacaaacaaaaactatgccacataaatagaaaacaaaattaattagaaGGCCCCATGCCCGTGTTACACCACAGATACTAAAGGATTCTTTATCACAGGTCTTGTTTGCATTGCTTGCTTGGAATGTGTAACAACAGCACTCAAGGAAGTTTGTGTTTTAGGGGCTggacaaaaaaaggaaagtggTATTTCTGATGCACAAGTATCATTGTCATGTCATATAAATAGAGTGTGCTCATAGTTTTCAACTTCACGAGTTGCCTCAGGAGTACCCAACCAACTTGGTTCAGGACATGGAAGCAAGGACAAAATTTAATGAATCGCTATAACAAAGGGACTGAATggatattatttaatataatttatctggaggttataataatattgatgtgtttgtactttttaacaGTTAATGCAAGTGCAGCAACTCCTGATGAACCCGATGAGAAGCAAGAGACAGCCGAAGATGTACTTGCAAAGGTTCAGTGGCTAAAGGACAACTGTGCACCTACTACCAAAGTCAAAGAGTACATGTCATTGACATCAAAGCACAGGGCAGAATGGGTGAAAGATAGGGAAGAACTGTTGCAGAAATCTTGGAGGAGTTCCCCAGGCTGCTTGGTATTGGGATGGTAGGTTACTACAAAGTCAAATCATTTCAAACTGTGGTAGTCAATATTCTTCTTTTCTCGAGCTCTTTATTTGTCAAAGCAGTGAGAATAATATTGTCTGCATTACATTTATGGGGTGTGAGAAACTTGGTTAATGATTATTTAGGAGGCTACCATAACAGTCTTGAAACCATCCTGGTAGTGCTGTAGCTATCACTCAGAAGTCCTGGTTAATTCTAATTGTCTTTGCTTCGCACTAGTTAAGTTTTATACATCATTTTCATAACTCTTTTGTGTACTCATAATGCTTTACATACCCTTAAAACCACAGTCAGTCCTAGCTAATGCTgactttgattttctttgtttctgaAGAGTTTTGCAATATTGGTCAGCATGTAATTTAGCTTTGGGGAAGTCAATGTAGTGCTCCACAACCAACAAGAATGTTTCATTTAATCACTTTTACTTAAGATTGAGCAAGACTTCCAGCTGATGTACCCAAAAGTTGCTGACAGACTGACTGACAAATGGGGCGGCTTGTCGGACTCACTGATAGATTATGCCACACAGATGTTTCCTCTTTGGAAGGATGTGTTAGGTCTTGATGCCAGTACTGATGTAAAGAAACTGACAGAAggtatttttcacattttgagaaTGTCGGGTTGTCCGATCATTGCTTAATTCATTGGAAGAGTTGGTAAATTTTCAGAATATAATTTTGAGTGTTCTCAAGACAACCATCCTCCagattaatttgaagtggctgAGGATTTCCAATTAAATGCTGCATTGACGTAATTCCCTTACGTAAATATGATTTCCTTCATTACGGTGATAACTTGGGTAAGACACACAGAATGTAGGCCTTTATCATGCTGAATTCATTTTGGCCATGCGCCATAGTATCCAATAAAAGTAATGATTGCCcatatttatttacatataaaaaGGAACCAAACTATTTGtcctttcagcctcggtttggttacatgaCTTCAATGGGAGAAATACAAGATGGCCTCacaatgataaaggtctattgaagtTGATCCTAATATGGCAAAGTTAAGGCGGTTGATGATTACTGTTTTGGACCATTATCCTAGTGTTGATATAACTTGCTCAAATTTCCATACTCTCTTTTTAACAGATGAGAAGATCAACCTGTCATTCTTTGTCATTCCAATGATATTTGATGGCTGCGACAAAAAGAAAACTGGTGGCAGATTTGGGCCAAAGGAAACAATGAAAGCCTTTATTGATGTACAACTGGTGAGTATTGTCTTGCaaaatgatattaaaacaaGTATCTCGCATTCCTTTGGCGGATCTAGGGGGAAGGGACTATGTGGCTTTAGggctccccccaaaaaaataaagtaaagaaaaaaaataagaaaaaatgttgaaaaacaaaactgcccTTTAGGGATCACACCTCAGTTAAAGTACCCCCTTATGGTGTATCCAGGCACTGCCTCTTCCCAGGTTTATCGTTACttggatgtgatccctggccaTAGGGCAGTGTTTGGTTTTNNNNNNNNNNNNNNNNNNNNNNNNNNNNNNNNNNNNNNNNNNNNNNNNNNNNNNNNNNNNNNNNNNNNNNNNNNNNNNNNNNNNNNNNNNNNNNNNNNNNTGGGCCCTGGTGGGCACAGACTTAAGTTATTTCACTGTACCTGGTACTTCAACACCATACACCACTGCATCGTTCAGCTGGATGTGTTTCTGAATGATACCCTCGACTTCCGACGTCGAGACATTCTCGCCACGCCAACGGAAAGTATCCCCAGAACGGTCCTTAAAGAACAAATATCCGTCTTCATCCATCTGCAAGATGTCACCTGGAGAAACAATAAGTGAATTGGTTTGAAACGTTTAGAATTAACTGCTACTGTACATCATCTGATTCACTGTCTCTTTGTTGAGTTTTTCCCAAGAATTAAAAAGTGCACTTCATACAATTATCTCAGCACACTGTACACTTGTTAGAGGCCGTACCGGTAAACAGTAATattcatgttaaaggcactggacacctttggtaattgtcaaagaccagtcttctcacttggtgtatctcaacatacccataaaataacaaacctgtgaaaatttgaactcaattggtcgtcgaagttgcgatagaataatggaagaaaaaacacccttgtcgcactaagttgtgtgctgtcagatgcttggtttcgtgATTTCAGCTTGAGGTCtctaattcaattcaaatattttagtcagaaattacttctttctcaaaaactacgttacttcagagagatccatttctcacactgttttatactatcaacagctctccaatgctcgttcccaagtttttatgctaacaattattttgagtaattaccaatagtgcccaatACCTTTAAAAACGTAAGCACAGGTAAACCCTGCTAGTGATGAGCTAAAGAATTTGTTATTCACCTGAGAGGAAAGCCTGGTCTCCTTTTCTGGAGACGTCGTAAGCGATCTTCTTGCTTGTTGCTTGTCTGTTGACGTAGCCATCGAAGCCAGCAATAGGATCTCCTGCCTTGATCTTGCCGATCAAATGGCCGGTTTCAcctgttaaaaataacaataatacatgtagtattaataataataccaatattATTCATATTGTCGGCGAGTGTAGTAGGATAGCaaagacggagtacaaaggcaagttggccaaggtgattcactgggatctgtgtaagaaatGCGGTGTCCAAGTGACTTCAAAATGGTACGAACATGTTCTGGAGAAAGTTGCAGagaccgaccaggtcaagattctctgggactttaacattcagatgTTGTAGTCTTAGATAAGGCAAAacagatgtgtcatctcattgacatagctgtgccgggagatgtaaaggcccggtcccactgctgcgataacgagaacgataacgataacgacgccaagagaacgcattctattggttgaatgagcgtgtgcgtattctgcgtggaacaATTCAAACCAATAGAgcgcgttctctttgcgtcgtgatcgttatcgttctcgttatcgctgcagtgggaccggccCTTAAGGGTAGTTTCagaggagatggaaaagatccaTAAAGTCCAAGACCTGGCATGTGAACTTCAACATATTTGACAGGTAAATGTCAAAGTAGTCCCTGTAGTGGTTGAAGCGCTTGACACCATTATGACAGCACTGAGGAAAACATCTGAGAGGGAAAGGCCATATTGGCAAAGAGCaatcaatgaataaatcaaaagtCATTTATAGAGCGCCAAATTCAAAAGTTTGCTCCAAGGCGCTGGGGCACAGTTGAATAGTTAGTAAAgacaggttcatacttcctgcaaatgcgaagccaatttggctgttttcgcagcgaatgttacgcaggagttgagcacatttcaactgctgcaaattattgaCTTGGCTTATTAGCCTGCTGGATTGGAAAGTcttgaagtctatgggaaacttttacaggggcacaaaggccaagaccaggggcaacagaggccaggGCCTATGTGTAACTCCAGGCTTGAGTTACATCAGCTTGGATGACAGACCTACCTGGTTTACA
This sequence is a window from Asterias rubens chromosome 19, eAstRub1.3, whole genome shotgun sequence. Protein-coding genes within it:
- the LOC117303340 gene encoding uncharacterized protein LOC117303340: MQEHTQGEESENEHGAGGYEGMDVQDNESLDEDRQTCKDTLAEAVSYFVANMKATAIPYSNVQQIIYEVEGLVEIIANHLQHKLSSIVEEVQTQFKEANLSKFETVFQECEVVKKTFEGLRSQYQQDKYFKDKGYFISPEERVLGQSFTSQSDTSTGGVKQKVKNDSFQYVPMKKTLRKHLEQPGVMAAILHQQPCEDGLLLQSYRDGSYFKGKFSASADVVIPILLYCDDYETGNPLGSKKGINKLTGFYISLLCLPAQFQASLSNILLAACAKRSEVAKYGIDSILSVIVKDLNDIERQGIEVSCQSYSGLVRPVVFQVIGDNLGLHETLGFVGSFSANYPCRFCKAPKEITKKQLVEDVSLLRDKNSFEADLVLDNVSKTGIKRSSELNKLTGFHVTDNHVTDVMHDLLEGIFPLEIKLTLGELIDEGCFTLEEVNNRISSFGYGFADKKSKPSIIQDSALRNPSGSSGQKAAQTRILALYLPLIIGDLVDEESDVWEMFLLLLDIYKIVVAPRISHAGVYILKALIADHHRLFLSLFQDRHLIPKQHFLIHYPRVIQLLGPLEQYSSMRKEGKHKPFKRWARACNNYKNVAKTVSIRHQQQQSYTFLLRKPLNSELEVRDQISVLVSSLDEVNVCSFLGCGKDAQVILSGSVSIQTYTYKPNCMILVDWTAKEPQFSQVKHHNS
- the LOC117303341 gene encoding uncharacterized protein LOC117303341, encoding MLDFGPETASFDCQSMLSSSSDFSEVAPVLGTPVTGDVSSAASLSDSDSWASFPLSQMSPPPMKRQKRLLFDTKKILSESPEGKSVTRSIEQSGFLTKKVRHQLVRILVSYLISHHGKNPGAFEKSALAESVIAAFPSLKDPQGITGYEAFYTKGSKGCPAGGYLEEHLRYVRKNMIRKEEVGEHQGRKEEVGKHQVNASAATPDEPDEKQETAEDVLAKVQWLKDNCAPTTKVKEYMSLTSKHRAEWVKDREELLQKSWRSSPGCLIEQDFQLMYPKVADRLTDKWGGLSDSLIDYATQMFPLWKDVLGLDASTDVKKLTEDEKINLSFFVIPMIFDGCDKKKTGGRFGPKETMKAFIDVQLALPLPRFIVTWM